The following coding sequences are from one Lolium rigidum isolate FL_2022 chromosome 6, APGP_CSIRO_Lrig_0.1, whole genome shotgun sequence window:
- the LOC124663699 gene encoding uncharacterized protein LOC124663699 codes for MPPGSSGYRDGANKPESSRPCRHTAPLWICARCPSSNPGNVDACAACQTARPVEIDADSPGIPPPRRSERMKRERAASPDVVEVCADDGDAAHGGDNRAAAANRDKKTFKIMTYNVWFREDIELRRRMDALGGLIQSRIRACTILFSLSQCASYVELQEVTPYIYQLLQSSNWWQDYKCSLSSEESMRRHYYCMQLSRFPVKFNGGIPFSNSTMARELCKVDVDTGQHINLMLATSHLESPCPAPPGWDQMYRRERVLQAKEALKMLGAYSNVIFCGDMNWDDKGDGPFPLPDGWIDAWVELKPGENGWTYDTEANAMLSGNRNQQKRLDRFVCKLVDFKINDIEMIGQDMIPGASYHKDKIVGKEFRKMDLPVLPSDHFGLVLTVSHRN; via the exons ATGCCTCCAGGCTCGTCGGGGTACCGCGACGGCGCTAACAAGCCCGAGTCCTCCCGTCCTTGCCGCCACACCGCGCCGCTGTGGATCTGCGCCAGGTGCCCGTCTTCCAACCCCGGCAATGTCGACGCCTGCGCCGCATGCCAGACCGCGCGCCCCGTGGAGATAGACGCGGACTCACCAGGGATACCCCCGCCCCGGCGGTCCgagaggatgaagagggagcgCGCGGCGTCACCGGACGTCGTGGAGGTGTGCGCCGACGATGGCGATGCCGCCCACGGAGGGGATAATAGGGCTGCTGCTGCCAATAGAG ATAAGAAGACCTTTAAAATCATGACATACAATGTCTGGTTCCGAGAGGATATAGAACTACGCAGAAGGATGGATGCTCTTGGAGGTCTTATTCA GTCCAGAATTCGAGCTTGCACCATCTTGTTTTCTCTGTCTCAATGTGCCTCATATGTAGAACTGCAGGAGGTTACACCATACATATATCAACTTCTGCAAAGTTCTAACTGGTGGCAAGATTACAAATGCTCGTTGTCTTCTGAGGAGTCAATGCGGAGACATTATTACTGCATGCAG CTGAGTAGATTCCCTGTGAAATTTAATGGCGGTATCCCATTCTCTAACTCAACAATGGCAAGGGAGCTATGCAAAGTAGATGTTGACACTGGACAGCATATCAACCTGATGTTGGCCACAAGCCACCTAGAGAGCCCCTGCCCTGCACCTCCGGGGTGGGATCAGATGTACAGAAGGGAGAGAGTATTGCAGGCAAAAGAAGCTCTGAAAATGCTGGGAGCCTACAGCAACGTGATCTTCTGCGGTGACATGAACTGGGACGACAAGGGGGATGGGCCATtccctctcccggacggctggatTGATGCATGGGTTGAGCTCAAGCCTGGTGAAAATGGCTGGACCTACGACACAGAAGCCAATGCCATGCTGTCTGGCAACCGTAACCAGCAGAAGCGGTTGGACCGGTTCGTGTGCAAGTTGGTTGATTTTAAGATCAATGACATCGAGATGATTGGGCAGGATATGATACCAGGTGCCTCGTATCACAAGGATAAGATTGTAGGCAAAGAGTTTCGTAAGATGGATCTACCTGTCTTACCCAGTGACCACTTTGGACTTGTCTTGACTGTCAGTCATCGGAATTAA